The Malus domestica chromosome 10, GDT2T_hap1 genome contains a region encoding:
- the LOC103445743 gene encoding interactor of constitutive active ROPs 1-like, giving the protein MLRSRGSEMVQRPSPRGSHQLRTSSSDSDPLHHRPITDRSPKVGVDRRSPRGTQSDPLNQKKIGTRLADLESQLGQAQEELKILKEQLASAEAAKKEAQEKLEKKIKKRVVTSEPAKIHKTHPTLEFQDSNKTDCCSSDEVPVDIQKETDVFEVPVEKVTVEPKVESSETDQVEDETKQVDKSDEPTSILEAEKLSALRDLALKNDEINMLRAELEEKAKQLEVSGEESQGVKNQLNEAALNILAAQEKEKEMSLKLSQLEEELEVSKGNAGQLNEKLQATERAKEALEAEMKKMRVQTEQWRKAADAAAAVLAGGVEMNGRVIEPSTGGYTGFVGSPADDLDDGFGSGKRKGSGKKMFGDLWKKKGQR; this is encoded by the exons ATGCTGCGATCAAG GGGCTCTGAAATGGTTCAAAGGCCGTCTCCTCGAGGCTCACATCAACTCAGGACATCAAGCTCTGATTCAGATCCACTCCATCATCGACCAATAACTGACCGAAGTCCAAAGGTAGGAGTGGATCGCCGTTCCCCAAGAGGTACACAATCTGATCCactaaaccaaaagaaaattggAACCCGCCTTgctgatttggaatctcagctTGGGCAAGCACAAGAAGAGCTAAAGATACTGAAAGAGCAGTTGGCTTCAGCCGAGGCTGCAAAGAAAGAAGCACAAGAGAAActggaaaagaaaattaagaaacgAGTTGTGACTTCTGAGCCAGCGAAGATCCATAAAACGCATCCTACATTGGAATTTCAAGATTCTAACAAAACGGACTGTTGTTCCTCTGATGAAGTTCCAGTTGACATCCAAAAGGAAACTGATGTTTTTGAAGTCCCAGTAGAAAAAGTTACAGTTGAGCCGAAGGTTGAATCTAGTGAGACTGATCAGGTTGAAGATGAAACCAAACAAGTTGATAAATCAGATGAACCAACATCGATTTTGGAAGCAGAAAAACTTTCAGCCTTACGTGACCTAGCTTTGAAGAATGATGAGATAAACATGCTAAGAGCTGAGTTGGAAGAGAAGGCAAAGCAGTTAGAAGTGTCTGGTGAAGAAAGTCAGGGTGTAAAGAATCAGCTAAACGAAGCGGCATTAAATATTTTAGCTGcccaagaaaaggaaaaggaaatgtCCTTGAAGTTAAGTCAGCTTGAAGAAGAGCTGGAAGTAAGTAAGGGAAATGCAGGTCAGTTGAACGAGAAGCTGCAAGCAACGGAAAGAGCAAAGGAAGCACTGGAAgcggagatgaagaagatgagagtGCAGACAGAGCAGTGGAGAAAGGCAGCagatgctgctgctgctgtacTTGCCGGGGGTGTGGAGATGAATGGTAGAGTAATTGAGCCATCAACTGGTGGCTACACGGGCTTTGTGGGGTCACCAGCTGATGACTTGGACGATGGATTCGGTAGTGGTAAAAGAAAGGGCTCCGGCAAAAAAATGTTCGGTGACTTGTGGAAAAAGAAAGGCCAGAGAtag